Proteins encoded within one genomic window of Aerosakkonema funiforme FACHB-1375:
- a CDS encoding tetratricopeptide repeat protein yields the protein MQFFPMAIAQPPTAQSSITNNAQVAPEDWLQRGRETYQNGLYAKAAEYWLNAANLYQRDKLNLALVWNYLSLAYQQLNRFDEAKNAISTSLDLLAANQNTDTTAQRQQILARSLTTSARLELANGQAENALDSLKQAEAIYKQIGDMPGVIGSQINQAQALQALGRYRRALQTLNQVEETLKKPETFNTQLDPLIKATKLYSLGNTLQVVGDLEHSWCVFQDSLAVAEQLQNSQLIGDIYLSLGNTARAFGRRVEDLQGLNSQQKLPLTIPKNCQKPPQEDTALGFYKQAGEWYEKVAETESFSDSTRLQAQLNYLNILVSVLSTEAWKDSWPNYLAEVDKLWPNIYDRINSLPPSRQEVYAKINLTKNLILLNKKSSFNQPWSIIDQLLQQAIAHAKNLEDPKAQTYALGTYGWLYEEQKNYGEAQKFTEQALSLANEIQAPNIKYQWEWQLGRIYAAQENLKDAIAAYEKALETINVVRKGLVGIPLDLAGINSDIQFYFRDNVEPIYREAVDLVLRSENPDLEKVRQLIDNLQVAELENYLQCSLQNANFLEIEQIPHTTEVVVIYPILLNDRIEVIFSLPSGASTNRFLHRYTSVDTPKTKVEQTLKELRRQLELEFPDSKARKLSQQVYDWIIRPAEKDSLLEPTKNQTLVFVLDGLLRNIPMAALYDGKDYLIEKLSRITEFDLDLRISDRQRNEP from the coding sequence ATGCAATTTTTTCCAATGGCGATCGCTCAACCACCTACTGCCCAAAGTTCTATTACAAATAACGCCCAAGTTGCCCCTGAAGATTGGCTCCAACGAGGTAGAGAAACCTATCAGAATGGTCTGTATGCTAAAGCAGCTGAATATTGGCTAAATGCTGCCAATTTATATCAAAGAGATAAATTAAACTTAGCTTTGGTTTGGAACTACTTATCCTTAGCTTATCAGCAATTAAATCGCTTCGATGAGGCGAAAAATGCAATTTCTACCAGTCTTGACTTACTGGCTGCAAATCAAAATACAGATACCACTGCACAAAGACAACAAATACTAGCGCGATCGCTCACCACTTCAGCGCGTTTGGAATTGGCTAACGGACAAGCAGAAAATGCCTTAGATAGCCTTAAACAAGCCGAAGCTATTTATAAACAAATTGGTGATATGCCTGGAGTTATAGGTAGCCAAATTAATCAAGCTCAAGCCTTGCAAGCATTAGGACGTTATCGACGAGCATTGCAGACATTAAACCAAGTAGAAGAAACCCTAAAAAAGCCAGAAACTTTTAATACGCAATTAGATCCTTTAATTAAAGCTACTAAATTATACAGTTTAGGAAATACCCTGCAAGTGGTTGGCGATTTAGAACATTCTTGGTGTGTTTTCCAAGATAGCTTGGCGGTAGCTGAACAGTTGCAGAATTCTCAACTTATCGGTGATATTTATCTCAGTTTGGGCAATACAGCACGCGCTTTCGGTAGGAGAGTGGAAGACCTACAAGGGCTAAATAGCCAACAAAAACTGCCTTTAACGATACCGAAAAATTGTCAAAAGCCACCCCAAGAAGATACCGCTTTAGGTTTTTATAAACAGGCGGGAGAATGGTATGAGAAAGTAGCTGAAACAGAATCTTTTTCCGACTCAACACGATTACAAGCACAACTAAATTATTTAAATATTTTGGTGAGTGTATTGTCAACTGAGGCATGGAAAGATAGTTGGCCCAATTATTTAGCGGAAGTCGATAAATTATGGCCAAATATTTATGATAGAATTAATAGTTTACCTCCTAGTCGTCAAGAAGTGTATGCAAAAATTAACTTAACTAAAAATTTAATTTTACTCAATAAAAAATCTAGTTTTAATCAACCTTGGTCGATAATTGACCAGTTATTACAACAAGCGATCGCACACGCTAAAAATTTGGAAGATCCTAAAGCACAAACATACGCTCTTGGTACTTATGGGTGGCTATACGAAGAACAAAAAAACTATGGAGAAGCTCAGAAATTTACCGAACAAGCTTTAAGTTTAGCCAATGAAATTCAAGCACCGAATATTAAGTATCAGTGGGAGTGGCAGTTGGGGCGAATATATGCAGCGCAGGAAAATTTAAAGGATGCGATCGCTGCTTATGAAAAAGCACTTGAAACTATAAATGTGGTACGTAAAGGTTTGGTAGGTATCCCATTAGACTTGGCTGGAATCAACTCAGATATTCAATTTTATTTTCGGGATAATGTCGAACCTATTTATCGGGAAGCAGTTGACTTAGTGTTGCGCTCTGAAAATCCCGATTTAGAAAAAGTCCGTCAATTAATTGACAATCTGCAAGTAGCTGAATTGGAAAACTATCTCCAATGCTCTTTGCAAAACGCCAATTTTTTGGAAATCGAACAAATTCCTCACACCACTGAAGTAGTAGTTATTTATCCTATTCTTCTCAACGATCGAATTGAAGTTATTTTTTCTTTACCGAGTGGAGCATCAACTAATCGCTTCTTACATCGCTATACATCTGTTGATACGCCAAAAACTAAAGTAGAACAAACTCTTAAAGAACTACGGCGGCAACTAGAGTTAGAATTTCCTGACAGCAAAGCTAGGAAATTATCCCAACAAGTATATGACTGGATAATTCGTCCAGCCGAAAAAGATTCACTTCTAGAGCCAACCAAAAATCAAACTTTAGTTTTTGTTCTGGATGGGCTATTGCGAAATATACCAATGGCAGCACTGTACGATGGAAAAGACTACTTGATAGAGAAATTGTCGAGGATCACGGAATTTGACCTCGATCTCAGGATAAGTGACCGTCAGAGAAACGAGCCGTAA